In Ornithodoros turicata isolate Travis unplaced genomic scaffold, ASM3712646v1 ctg00000864.1, whole genome shotgun sequence, one DNA window encodes the following:
- the LOC135375454 gene encoding neprilysin-1-like produces the protein MAAVTPTSPNSKQQPMKIVQFALRALQSLTPPAHPTDHPPSFSRKKIIGVGISVIFLLLLGVAIYFIIGGGTVRKSVHYSLCDSQACSALENMLRKTISQETDPCNNFYAYVCDGWNKGQSKSVYQNHVDNFLELLAEGLQENVPRYDQSPDQKAAAFFQACRRAADDERGDMLGLRQILHTSGVHWPVISEKPDVLRSLVRFYKSLRIKNLLNIDKNEGSLVISGGAMLASKYQRRATLIKNPGTYDYKTYYETFQNATKGIYMSEQKFLPYSEFVEVEDSILGNLTNYTKAAVKSLPKNLSDLANLTAEIPYERWLKLATRELGLSANAPVNISDGDSDYIRAFSGLLKIIDEKYLHYEVGWIMIQQCATFIDREVLRAYVGDFEPFQPGGLADITNRDYCFVTTEHMLGWPVYVNFFKRNVPAESIRDIRDIIDDIGRVAFLKTDGKMTPGSPYTDSAFRKKLRLLTMYQDRFENFNFSGTFSKIADMGHYIFQNWEEVIRGLHTFWKLISTHFMPRLLERHLIYNLYNDFEGTFLLPPYAMMMPLYDLHVVKAVKYGALGSLIGSAALEMSHYYWSPNESRDCIMNTSADGNFSEHVLYPSASVRVAWEAYRNSTGPADDVRLRSLPDLTSAELFFVTTCYILCGQPEEAHPELRCNEPLKHLKEFSETFGCRRKTAMNPDEKCELFTT, from the coding sequence GCAGTGACTCCAACGAGTCCAAATTCAaagcagcagccaatgaaaatcGTCCAATTTGCTCTCAGGGCTCTGCAATCATTAACACCACCAGCTCATCCAACAGATCACCCTCCATCGTTTTCACGAAAGAAAATCATTGGCGTCGGCATTTCTGTCATCTTCCTTCTGTTGCTCGGGGTTGCCATCTATTTCATCATTGGTGGCGGTACCGTACGGAAAAGTGTCCACTACTCACTCTGCGATTCGCAAGCTTGCAGCGCACTCGAAAACATGCTCCGTAAGACCATCAGCCAAGAAACGGACCCGTGCAACAACTTCTATGCCTATGTCTGCGACGGTTGGAACAAagggcagtccaagtctgtttACCAGAACCATGTGGATAACTTTTTGGAGTTGCTAGCTGAAGGCCTTCAGGAAAATGTTCCTCGCTACGACCAGAGTCCCGACCAGAAGGCGGCAGCCTTCTTCCAGGCGTGCAGGAGAGCTGCAGATGACGAACGTGGAGACATGTTGGGTTTAAGGCAAATACTTCACACAAGCGGCGTGCATTGGCCCGTTATTTCTGAGAAACCGGACGTCCTCAGATCACTAGTTCGATTTTACAAGTCTCTCAGGATCAAGAACCTTCTGAACATAGACAAGAACGAAGGCAGCTTGGTCATATCCGGAGGCGCTATGTTAGCTAGTAAATACCAACGTAGAGCAACATTAATTAAAAACCCGGGAACGTATGACTACAAGACTTACTACGAAACATTTCAAAATGCGACCAAAGGTATCTACatgtcagaacaaaaattcctTCCATATTCTGAATTCGTGGAAGTTGAAGATTCGATACTTGGCAATCTAACAAATTACACCAAGGCAGCCGTCAAAAGCCTTCCGAAGAACCTGAGCGACCTGGCAAACTTAACGGCCGAGATTCCTTACGAGCGCTGGTTAAAACTTGCGACACGAGAACTTGGCCTTTCCGCAAATGCCCCAGTGAACATCAGCGACGGGGACAGCGATTACATCCGCGCGTTCAGCGGGCTTTTGAAAATTATCGATGAAAAGTACCTGCACTACGAAGTAGGTTGGATCATGATACAACAGTGCGCCACTTTCATCGATCGAGAAGTCCTTCGTGCATATGTCGGCGACTTCGAGCCATTCCAGCCGGGAGGCTTAGCGGATATAACAAACCGCGACTACTGCTTCGTGACTACAGAACACATGCTGGGATGGCCTGTCTACGTCAATTTTTTCAAGCGGAACGTACCAGCGGAGTCGATAAGGGACATACGTGACATTATCGACGACATTGGCCGCGTTGCTTTTCTTAAGACAGACGGAAAGATGACACCAGGTTCACCTTACACGGATTCCGCCTTCCGGAAGAAACTTCGTTTACTCACGATGTACCAAGACAGATTTGaaaacttcaacttcagcgGCACCTTTTCCAAGATCGCCGATATGGGTCATTACATCTTCCAGAACTGGGAGGAAGTTATTCGGGGCCTCCACACATTTTGGAAATTGATCAGCACGCATTTCATGCCCAGGTTACTCGAACGACATCTAATATACAATCTTTACAACGATTTCGAAGGCACATTTCTGCTGCCGCCTTACGCTATGATGATGCCACTTTACGACCTTCACGTCGTCAAAGCTGTCAAGTATGGTGCTTTAGGGTCCTTGATCGGCTCGGCTGCTTTGGAAATGTCCCATTACTATTGGTCGCCTAACGAAAGCAGAGACTGTATCATGAACACCTCTGCTGACGGCAACTTCAGCGAGCACGTGCTTTATCCATCAGCTTCAGTACGCGTAGCCTGGGAGGCGTACCGGAACTCTACGGGTCCTGCTGACGATGTTCGACTCCGTAGTTTGCCTGACTTAACATCTGCTGAGCTTTTTTTCGTGACCACATGTTATATTCTGTGTGGCCAGCCCGAAGAAGCTCACCCCGAATTGCGCTGCAACGAGCCCTTAAAACACCTCAAGGAATTCTCTGAAACTTTCGGCTGCCGACGGAAGACAGCTATGAATCCTGATGAGAAGTGCGAGCTGTTTACAACCTGA